The genomic segment TGCACGCTGAAAGTTCAACTTTCACCGCCTAAAAGTTCAACTTTTGCACGCTAAAAGTTGAACTTTTAGAAAGTACATCCTAATACATTCACTATCAATAAGTTACAAACCGCATCCCAATCCACACCCCACTGCATAAATATACAGCATGCGTCTTTGCACAAATGCCCGACTTAATCCCCATCTTGATGTCCAAACGAGAAGTCTGACCACAAAAAAACTGCCTCCACCCAAGACGGGTAGAGGCAGTTCTTAACATCTATCTCCTTAATACTTTCGCAAGTATTGTTGGCTACTTATTCTGCTTTGGCTTCCTCGGCAGGAGTTTCCTCTTTCACTTCTTCAGCAACGGGAGCTTCTTCCTTTACCTCTTCAGCAACAGGAGCTTCCTCTACTTTAGGAGTCTCTGCCTTGGTTGACCGGCGGCTACGACGAGTCTTCTTAGCAGCCTTCGGTGTCTTAGCCATGTTCTCGTCGAAGTCAACAAGCTCGATGAAACAGATATCAGCAGCATCGCCTTGACGATGACCGAGCTTGATGATACGGGTGTATCCACCGGGACGGTCTCCGACTTTTGCTGCTACGTTGCTGAAAAGTTCTTTCAGAGCTTCCTTGTTCTGCAGATAGCTGAACACAACGCGGCGGGAGTTGGTTGTATCTTCCTTGCAGCGTGTGATAAGGGGCTCTACATACTTCTTGAGGGCTTTTGCCTTAGCGAGGGTCGTAGTGATTCTTTTGTGCATAATCAACGAGATAGCCATATTTGCAAGCATGGCATGACGATGGTCTGCAGTACGACCCAGATGATTGAATTTCTTTCCGTGTCTCATTTTTTACGTTTTTCTTTAAGCGGACAGGTTTTGTCAAATGGCGACTTACTCCTTGTCCAGTTTATACTTTGTAATATCGGTTCCAAACGACAGATTCAGACCTTCGAGCAAATCATCAAGCTCAGAAAGCGATTTCTTGCCGAAATTGCGGAACTTCAGGAGGTCGGTCTTGTTGTATTGAACAAGGTCTCCCAGCGTCTCCACATCAGCAGCCTTCAGACAGTTGAGGGCACGAACGGAGAGGTTCATGTCAATCAGACGGGTCTTGAGCAACTGACGCATGTGGAGCACCTCTTCATCGAACTCCTGATTGTTATCAAGGTCAGGATTCTCAAGCGTAATCTTCTCGTCGGAGAAGAGCATGAAATGATGAATGAGGATTTTTGCTGCCTCTTTCAGTGCGTCTTTCGGGTGAATGGAACCATCCGTAGTAACTTCAAGCACGAGTTTATCGTAGTCGGTTTTCTGCTCGACGCGATAAGGCTCAACGCTGTATTTTACGTTACGAATCGGTGTGTAGATAGAATCGATTGGGAGTACATTAACATCCGTGCAGAAGTCACGATTCTCGTCTGCAAGCACGTAGCCGCGCCCTTTATTGATAGTAAGATCTATCTGCATGGAAGCTTTCGCATCTAAATGACAAATCACCAAATCTGGGTTTAACACTTCAAATCCAGTCAGATACTTGCCGATGTCACCTGCTTTGAACTCGGTGGAATTCTCAACGGTGATAGAGACTTTTTCGTTCTCGAATTCTTCTACTACTTGCTTGAACCGAACTTGCTTCAGGTTCAAGATAATGTTGGTGACGTCTTCCTTCACGCCTGGTACTGAAGAGAACTCATGCTCAACGCCGCCGATTTTGACGGTATTGATGGCAAAGCCCTCAAGCGATGAAAGAAGTATGCGTCGCAGGGAGTTGCCAATAGTAACTCCAAAGCCTGGCTCTAAAGGACGGAATTCAAACTTGCCGAACTTATCGTCAGCCTCCAACATTACAACTTTATCGGGTTTTTGAAATGCTAATATCGCCATTAATTTAATGATTTATTTAGAGTACAACTCAACGATTAACTGCTCTTTGATATTCTCAGGGATATCGGCACGGTCGGGCTTATGGAGATATTTCCCGCTCTTGGTGCTTTCATCCCATTCAAACCATGGGTACTTACTGTGGCTGAACCCAGCGAGCGATGCTTCGATAACTTCCAATGACTTGGACTTCTCACGAACACCAACAATCTGACCTGGCTTAACCGAGTAAGATGGAATATTCACAACTTTACCGTCCACAATAATATGCTTGTGTCCGACAAGCTGGCGAGCAGCTGCACGGGTCGGGGCGATACCAAGGCGGAACACCACGTTGTCGAGACGACTCTCAAGGTTCTGGAGAAGAACCTCACCGGTGATACCTTCCGACTTTGATGCCTTTTCAAACATATTACGGAACTGGCGCTCAAGTACGCCATAAGTGTACTTGGCTTTCTGCTTCTCTGCCAGCATGACTGCGTACTCCGACTGCTTGCGGCGACGGTTGTTGCCATGCTGT from the Prevotella sp. Rep29 genome contains:
- a CDS encoding DNA-directed RNA polymerase subunit alpha, whose translation is MAILAFQKPDKVVMLEADDKFGKFEFRPLEPGFGVTIGNSLRRILLSSLEGFAINTVKIGGVEHEFSSVPGVKEDVTNIILNLKQVRFKQVVEEFENEKVSITVENSTEFKAGDIGKYLTGFEVLNPDLVICHLDAKASMQIDLTINKGRGYVLADENRDFCTDVNVLPIDSIYTPIRNVKYSVEPYRVEQKTDYDKLVLEVTTDGSIHPKDALKEAAKILIHHFMLFSDEKITLENPDLDNNQEFDEEVLHMRQLLKTRLIDMNLSVRALNCLKAADVETLGDLVQYNKTDLLKFRNFGKKSLSELDDLLEGLNLSFGTDITKYKLDKE
- the rplQ gene encoding 50S ribosomal protein L17; this encodes MRHGKKFNHLGRTADHRHAMLANMAISLIMHKRITTTLAKAKALKKYVEPLITRCKEDTTNSRRVVFSYLQNKEALKELFSNVAAKVGDRPGGYTRIIKLGHRQGDAADICFIELVDFDENMAKTPKAAKKTRRSRRSTKAETPKVEEAPVAEEVKEEAPVAEEVKEETPAEEAKAE
- the rpsD gene encoding 30S ribosomal protein S4, with amino-acid sequence MARYIGPKSKIARRFGEPIFGADKVLSRRNFPPGQHGNNRRRKQSEYAVMLAEKQKAKYTYGVLERQFRNMFEKASKSEGITGEVLLQNLESRLDNVVFRLGIAPTRAAARQLVGHKHIIVDGKVVNIPSYSVKPGQIVGVREKSKSLEVIEASLAGFSHSKYPWFEWDESTKSGKYLHKPDRADIPENIKEQLIVELYSK